In Thermotomaculum hydrothermale, a single genomic region encodes these proteins:
- the amrB gene encoding AmmeMemoRadiSam system protein B, whose amino-acid sequence MRYLIFLSVFLLFGTAVFSKDNVRKPFDDISYAWSNKQIEELIKTVERMNLPYNRIDGNIVAAIFPHDDHLYSGVTLNSLIKQIKGKKLAIIFGVTHKAARKIAGKVTNTLIFDNYSYWYAPYNPVKVSDMREYLKQKLNDKDYIISNILHANEHSIEAVLPFLNYYDRGIEIMPVMIPPMDLTHIEKLSSELSKAIVSYIKEKNLNLNEVVFLISADANHYGEDFHNLEFGKGEEGHKKAREHDLELFDKYYKGKITKTRIKRIVSDGAYEKTLWCGRYSIPFGLLTTEKTIEKLTGKNLYGHFVRYDDTYIDPIVPLKGYGFGISAPFSLKHWVGHMAIAFTLE is encoded by the coding sequence ATGAGATATTTAATTTTTTTAAGCGTCTTTTTGCTATTCGGGACTGCGGTTTTTTCTAAGGACAATGTAAGAAAACCATTTGATGACATCTCTTATGCTTGGAGCAACAAACAGATTGAAGAGTTAATTAAAACTGTTGAGAGAATGAATTTGCCTTACAACAGAATTGATGGGAATATTGTTGCTGCAATATTTCCCCACGACGACCACCTTTACTCAGGAGTAACTTTAAATTCCCTTATCAAACAGATAAAGGGGAAAAAACTGGCTATTATATTTGGGGTAACCCACAAAGCAGCGAGAAAGATTGCAGGAAAAGTAACCAACACCCTTATATTTGACAACTACTCATACTGGTATGCCCCTTATAACCCAGTAAAAGTCTCTGATATGAGGGAGTATTTAAAACAAAAATTAAACGACAAAGACTATATAATAAGCAACATCCTTCACGCAAATGAGCATTCAATTGAAGCAGTGCTGCCATTTTTGAATTACTATGACAGAGGAATTGAAATAATGCCAGTAATGATACCGCCAATGGATTTAACGCATATTGAAAAATTGTCCTCTGAATTATCAAAGGCAATTGTCTCATACATTAAAGAAAAAAATCTTAATCTTAATGAAGTTGTCTTTTTAATATCGGCAGATGCAAACCATTATGGGGAAGACTTTCACAACCTTGAATTTGGAAAGGGAGAAGAGGGGCATAAAAAAGCAAGAGAGCATGACCTTGAATTATTTGACAAATACTATAAGGGAAAGATTACAAAGACAAGAATAAAACGGATTGTGTCAGATGGAGCTTACGAGAAAACACTTTGGTGTGGAAGATACTCAATACCCTTTGGGTTATTAACAACAGAAAAAACAATTGAAAAATTAACAGGAAAAAATCTCTACGGCCACTTTGTCCGCTATGACGATACCTATATTGACCCAATTGTGCCATTAAAAGGTTATGGATTTGGAATTTCAGCACCCTTTTCACTTAAACACTGGGTAGGGCACATGGCAATTGCTTTTA